From one Tetragenococcus osmophilus genomic stretch:
- a CDS encoding energy-coupling factor transporter transmembrane component T family protein, producing the protein MMNKLILGRYIPGNSLIHRLDPRAKLLTSFYFIGIIFFANNWQSYLLLGLFTLFCVYLSKVDFGFFLRGVRPLLWLILFTVALQVLFTSGGEVYWEWGVFQITEFGVQNGIFIFCRFVLIIFMSTLLTLTTPPLELSDAIEFILRPLNVIHFPVHEISLMLSIALRFVPTLMDETEKIMNAQRARGVDFSEGNLIQKMKAVIPLLIPLFVSSFNRADDLATAMEARGYQGGEGRTKYRVLHWHKKDTVSVCVYAFLTVALIYLRA; encoded by the coding sequence ATGATGAACAAGTTGATTCTTGGACGATATATTCCTGGAAACTCGCTCATTCACCGCTTAGACCCTCGAGCGAAATTACTTACCAGTTTTTACTTTATTGGGATCATTTTTTTCGCTAATAATTGGCAAAGTTATTTGCTTTTAGGTTTATTTACCCTTTTTTGTGTTTATTTATCAAAAGTTGACTTTGGTTTTTTCTTACGTGGTGTTCGCCCGCTACTTTGGTTGATATTATTTACTGTTGCCTTACAAGTTCTGTTTACTTCTGGAGGAGAGGTTTATTGGGAATGGGGCGTCTTTCAGATTACAGAGTTCGGTGTACAAAATGGGATTTTTATTTTTTGTCGCTTTGTATTAATTATATTCATGTCGACTTTATTAACGTTAACGACCCCTCCTTTGGAACTTTCAGATGCGATTGAGTTTATTTTGCGCCCTTTAAATGTGATTCATTTTCCCGTGCATGAAATTTCTTTAATGTTATCTATTGCTTTACGCTTTGTGCCAACATTGATGGATGAAACAGAAAAAATCATGAACGCGCAACGTGCGCGTGGCGTTGATTTTAGCGAAGGTAATTTAATTCAAAAAATGAAAGCAGTTATACCTTTACTGATTCCTTTGTTTGTGTCTAGCTTTAATCGTGCAGATGACTTAGCAACAGCAATGGAAGCACGTGGTTATCAAGGGGGCGAGGGCCGCACAAAATATCGCGTATTACATTGGCATAAAAAAGATACCGTTTCTGTGTGTGTCTACGCGTTTTTAACGGTCGCCTTAATTTATTTAAGAGCTTAA
- a CDS encoding energy-coupling factor ABC transporter ATP-binding protein — protein sequence MDIDFEQVNFTYQPGSPFEQRVLYNINMTVKEGTYNALVGHTGSGKSTILQHLNALLKPTSGNVKIGERTITSETNNKNLKPIRKKVGIVFQFPESQLFEETVGKDIAFGPKNFGVSEKDALELAKEYLSLVGLDESYLERSPFDLSGGQMRRVAIAGVLAMEPEVLVLDEPTAGLDPQGRREMMAIFEQLHQTKQMTIVLVTHLMDDVANYADYVYVLEKGQLVKEGVPEEVFQDVQWLQEKQLGVPTAAAFAKRLEKKGMTFKKLPLTANELADELVARRGESL from the coding sequence ATGGACATCGATTTTGAACAAGTAAATTTTACCTATCAGCCTGGTTCACCATTTGAGCAACGTGTTTTGTATAATATTAACATGACGGTTAAAGAAGGAACGTATAATGCTTTAGTTGGACATACTGGAAGTGGTAAATCGACAATTTTACAACACTTGAATGCCTTGTTAAAGCCAACTTCAGGTAATGTAAAGATTGGCGAAAGAACCATTACTTCAGAAACAAATAATAAAAATTTGAAACCTATCCGAAAAAAAGTGGGGATTGTGTTCCAATTCCCTGAATCGCAACTTTTTGAAGAAACTGTAGGAAAAGATATTGCTTTTGGTCCGAAAAACTTTGGCGTATCAGAAAAAGACGCTTTAGAGTTAGCAAAAGAGTATTTATCATTAGTAGGATTAGATGAAAGTTATTTAGAACGCTCTCCTTTTGACTTATCAGGTGGACAAATGCGTCGGGTAGCAATCGCTGGAGTTTTGGCTATGGAGCCAGAAGTACTAGTATTAGATGAACCCACAGCAGGACTTGACCCTCAAGGTCGTAGAGAAATGATGGCTATCTTTGAACAGCTACATCAAACAAAACAAATGACAATTGTGTTGGTTACGCATTTAATGGACGATGTAGCTAACTACGCAGATTATGTTTATGTTTTAGAAAAAGGTCAACTTGTAAAAGAAGGTGTACCTGAAGAAGTCTTTCAGGATGTCCAATGGTTGCAAGAAAAACAATTGGGAGTCCCTACTGCGGCCGCTTTTGCTAAACGCTTGGAAAAAAAGGGAATGACTTTTAAAAAGTTGCCTCTTACTGCAAATGAATTAGCCGATGAATTAGTGGCTAGAAGAGGAGAATCATTATGA
- a CDS encoding energy-coupling factor ABC transporter ATP-binding protein: protein MEPIINLKNITFRYQGEQTRAALQDVSLTVNKGEWMAIIGHNGSGKSTLAKTINGLLLPETGSVSVGQLDLNEENVWTIRKMVGMVFQNPDNQFVGATVEDDVAFGMENQGIPREEMIPRVKEALEQVKLTDFASKEPARLSGGQKQRVAIAGVVALRPDIIILDEATSMLDPEGRQEVISILKEIKEKYQLTVLSITHDIDEAANANRILVMREGRLVDEGTPAEIFSEGPSLVEKGLDLPFPERLKQALKDRGVTVPETYLTEEGMVDWLWTSILNK, encoded by the coding sequence ATGGAGCCTATTATAAATTTAAAAAATATTACATTTCGCTATCAAGGCGAGCAAACACGTGCTGCTTTACAAGATGTATCATTAACCGTTAATAAAGGAGAATGGATGGCTATTATTGGACATAATGGCTCTGGGAAGTCTACCTTAGCTAAGACGATTAATGGCTTACTCTTGCCTGAAACAGGAAGTGTTTCGGTGGGGCAACTTGATTTAAATGAAGAAAATGTTTGGACAATTCGTAAAATGGTTGGAATGGTTTTTCAAAACCCGGACAATCAGTTTGTAGGCGCTACTGTTGAAGATGATGTCGCTTTTGGTATGGAAAATCAAGGCATTCCACGTGAAGAGATGATTCCTCGAGTCAAGGAAGCTTTGGAGCAAGTAAAGCTGACTGATTTTGCTAGTAAAGAACCGGCGCGTCTATCCGGAGGACAAAAGCAACGGGTGGCGATAGCAGGTGTAGTGGCTCTGCGTCCAGATATTATTATTCTAGATGAAGCGACAAGCATGTTAGATCCTGAAGGGCGTCAAGAAGTTATTTCAATTCTCAAAGAGATTAAGGAAAAATATCAATTAACAGTACTATCTATTACACACGATATTGATGAAGCAGCTAACGCCAACCGCATTCTTGTGATGCGTGAAGGAAGGCTGGTAGATGAAGGAACACCGGCAGAAATTTTTTCTGAAGGTCCTAGTTTAGTAGAAAAAGGATTGGATTTACCTTTTCCTGAAAGATTAAAACAAGCATTAAAAGATCGCGGCGTTACAGTACCTGAAACTTATTTAACTGAAGAAGGGATGGTGGACTGGTTATGGACATCGATTTTGAACAAGTAA
- the truA gene encoding tRNA pseudouridine(38-40) synthase TruA, whose product MVRYKATIAYDGTNFSGFQSQINGRTVQDEIEKTLSKIANQAIKIRGSGRTDAGVHALGQVIDFSWPFERVPEKLRFALDTQTPADIAINQMELVSDDFHSRYQAKEKIYEFRVDIGKPRSPFRRFYSSYYPYELDVEKIKRALPDFLGTHDFTSFCSGKSVVKNKTRTIYEATMEMNEDKDEIVFTFRGDGFLYNMVRIMIGTLLKIGNGRISPDAIPQIIAACDRNAAGPTAHPEGLYLKEVKY is encoded by the coding sequence ATGGTTCGATATAAAGCAACCATCGCTTATGATGGGACAAATTTTAGTGGCTTTCAAAGCCAAATTAATGGTCGTACAGTTCAAGATGAGATAGAAAAAACACTTTCCAAGATCGCTAACCAAGCAATTAAGATTCGTGGATCTGGGCGAACAGATGCTGGGGTCCACGCTTTAGGGCAGGTAATTGATTTTAGCTGGCCTTTTGAACGAGTGCCAGAAAAATTACGCTTTGCCTTAGATACACAAACGCCTGCAGATATTGCAATAAACCAAATGGAACTTGTTTCTGATGATTTTCATTCTCGATATCAAGCCAAAGAAAAAATTTATGAATTTCGGGTAGATATTGGTAAACCTCGTAGCCCTTTTCGACGATTTTATAGTAGTTACTACCCTTATGAATTGGATGTAGAGAAAATAAAACGCGCGCTACCTGATTTTTTAGGTACGCATGACTTTACTTCCTTTTGTTCAGGGAAAAGCGTGGTTAAAAATAAAACGCGCACAATTTACGAAGCAACTATGGAAATGAATGAGGATAAAGATGAGATAGTGTTTACTTTTCGTGGTGATGGGTTTTTATATAATATGGTTCGTATTATGATAGGGACTTTATTGAAAATCGGGAATGGGCGTATTTCACCAGACGCGATTCCACAAATTATTGCCGCATGTGATCGTAATGCGGCAGGTCCTACTGCTCATCCAGAAGGTCTGTATTTGAAAGAAGTGAAGTATTAA